Proteins from a single region of Microbacterium sp. zg-Y818:
- a CDS encoding extracellular solute-binding protein translates to MPVSTRSTRRTRRAIGATLTAALAVTLAACAGGSGPTEIRFHLSKPEAIPYFRELISEYNSSQDDVRVVFDTSSNLQAGFLRGNPPDLGLLNYNMEMARFMERGALSDLSDMPEADRILPEVQDLVDQYATYPGRTSVLPYSVMAASVIYNQEIFEQQGLEVPQTWDELKAVCDQLLDAGITPFYATFKDPWTVGQGWFDYTVGGSVDVAGFFEELNELGTDVGPDSEVSFATTLAEPVERMTELTSAYVNPDAASRAYGDGNLAFANGEAAMYLQGPWAFGEIAKTNDQMQLGTFPLPMTDDPDDLRVRVNIDLAAWIPEASAHQQEARDFLSYLFDQEVMDEYNAAFLGYGTTTEAAPVTDERIVGMKEYYDSARFYQGPSKAIPLTIPTDNYMQGIVTGADPQRMLRTLDADWARLALRQ, encoded by the coding sequence ATGCCTGTTTCCACACGGTCGACGAGGCGCACACGCCGAGCGATCGGCGCCACCCTCACCGCGGCGCTCGCCGTGACCCTCGCCGCCTGCGCCGGCGGCAGCGGCCCCACCGAGATCCGCTTCCACCTCAGCAAGCCCGAGGCGATCCCGTACTTCCGGGAGCTCATCTCGGAGTACAACTCCTCGCAAGACGACGTGCGCGTCGTCTTCGACACCTCGTCCAACCTGCAGGCCGGGTTCTTGCGCGGCAACCCGCCCGACCTCGGGCTGCTCAACTACAACATGGAGATGGCCCGCTTCATGGAGCGCGGCGCCCTCAGCGACCTCAGCGACATGCCCGAGGCCGACCGCATCCTCCCCGAGGTGCAGGACCTCGTCGACCAGTACGCCACCTACCCCGGCCGCACCAGCGTGCTGCCGTACTCGGTGATGGCGGCATCGGTCATCTACAACCAGGAGATCTTCGAGCAGCAAGGTCTCGAGGTGCCGCAGACGTGGGATGAGCTGAAAGCGGTCTGCGACCAGCTGCTGGATGCCGGCATCACTCCGTTCTACGCGACCTTCAAGGACCCTTGGACGGTGGGGCAGGGATGGTTCGACTACACCGTCGGCGGCTCGGTCGACGTCGCCGGTTTCTTCGAGGAACTGAACGAGCTGGGCACCGACGTCGGCCCTGACTCCGAGGTGTCGTTCGCGACCACCCTCGCCGAGCCCGTCGAGCGCATGACCGAGCTGACCTCCGCCTACGTCAACCCGGATGCCGCCAGTCGCGCGTACGGCGACGGCAACCTCGCCTTCGCCAACGGCGAGGCGGCGATGTACCTGCAGGGGCCGTGGGCGTTCGGCGAGATCGCCAAGACCAACGACCAGATGCAGCTGGGCACGTTCCCGCTGCCGATGACCGACGACCCAGACGACCTGCGCGTGCGCGTCAACATCGACCTGGCGGCGTGGATCCCCGAGGCATCCGCCCATCAGCAAGAAGCACGGGACTTCTTGAGCTACCTGTTCGACCAGGAAGTGATGGACGAGTACAACGCCGCCTTCCTCGGGTACGGCACCACCACCGAGGCTGCGCCGGTGACCGACGAGCGCATCGTCGGCATGAAGGAGTACTACGATTCGGCGCGGTTCTACCAGGGGCCGTCGAAGGCGATCCCGCTGACCATCCCGACCGACAACTACATGCAGGGCATCGTGACCGGAGCGGATCCCCAGCGCATGCTGCGGACGCTGGATGCCGATTGGGCTCGACTGGCGCTGCGCCAGTAG
- a CDS encoding HAD-IC family P-type ATPase, translating to MDAAVSGLTAQEVQQRVTAGQTNAYQEHTSRSAWSIIRANVLTLFNALVLGCFTLLLVIGRWQDALFGLSALANTVIGSVQEFRAKGALDRLALLNAPTARVRRDGDEATVAVDDVVLGDLLVLRAGDQIPADAEVIDADGLQVDESLLTGESEPVDKTSGDRVLSGSVIVEGSGLARVDRVGAESFANSLTDEAKRFSLVASELRSSIDRVLTWVTWIIFPVALLVLNSQMVAQGGWAQAWQSGAWREAATSAIAAIIAMIPLGLVLMTSIAFAVGAVRLAGQQVLVQELAAVEGLARVDVICLDKTGTLTQGDVVFDASYPLVEVPGWNQVLGWYAVQPAANATAGSLAASFTEAREEEASNQVPFSSARKWSAVTFADGMWVMGAPEMVFAGTAPPDSDVGRMAAQAAELAARGRRTLVLARGTRTGDETVPADAVPVALLTFRERIRPDAAQTLSYFAAQDVAVRILSGDNPQTVAAIARDVGLDVAHGFDARRLPDDDGELARVLEQNVVFGRVTPDQKRRMVVALKAAGHTVAMTGDGVNDALAIKEADIGVAMNSGSAATKAVARLVLLDGKFSHLPAVVAEGRQVIANIERVSMLFLTKTAYATVLAITFGVLFLPFPFLPRQLSLTDGLTIGIPAFFLAFIPNARRYIPGFLRRSLSFAVPAGVVVAAGIAVYTRVLAARGIPEIEVRAGATLVLGMLGLWILAVLARPLTLVTVGIVAAMIGGLALMYLVPISRDFFELVTLGPTTVTAVAVTAGAGAVFITVVRLVQRRVLARDAGVGRRG from the coding sequence ATGGATGCTGCTGTCTCGGGCCTCACCGCGCAGGAGGTGCAGCAGCGCGTCACGGCCGGGCAGACCAACGCCTACCAGGAGCACACCAGCCGCAGCGCGTGGAGCATCATCCGCGCCAACGTGCTGACCCTGTTCAACGCGCTCGTGCTGGGCTGCTTCACGCTGCTGCTCGTGATCGGCCGCTGGCAGGATGCCCTCTTCGGACTGAGCGCGCTGGCCAACACCGTGATCGGCAGCGTGCAGGAGTTCCGCGCCAAGGGGGCGCTGGACCGGCTGGCCCTGCTCAACGCGCCGACCGCCCGGGTACGGCGCGACGGCGACGAGGCAACCGTCGCGGTGGACGACGTCGTGCTCGGCGACCTGCTCGTGCTGCGAGCGGGAGATCAGATCCCGGCGGATGCCGAGGTGATCGATGCCGACGGCCTGCAGGTGGACGAATCCCTCCTCACCGGCGAATCCGAGCCCGTGGACAAGACGTCCGGCGACCGAGTGCTGTCGGGTTCGGTCATCGTCGAGGGTTCGGGACTGGCCCGCGTCGACCGCGTCGGCGCGGAATCGTTCGCCAACTCACTCACCGACGAGGCGAAGCGGTTCTCGCTCGTGGCATCCGAGCTGCGTTCCTCGATCGACCGCGTGCTCACCTGGGTGACGTGGATCATCTTCCCGGTGGCCCTGCTGGTGCTCAACTCGCAGATGGTCGCGCAGGGCGGGTGGGCGCAGGCGTGGCAGAGCGGCGCGTGGCGTGAGGCGGCGACCTCCGCGATCGCCGCGATCATCGCCATGATCCCCCTGGGACTGGTGCTGATGACGAGCATCGCGTTCGCGGTGGGCGCCGTGCGGCTGGCCGGCCAGCAGGTGCTGGTGCAGGAACTGGCCGCGGTCGAGGGGCTCGCCCGCGTCGACGTGATCTGCCTGGACAAGACCGGCACCCTCACGCAGGGCGACGTGGTGTTCGACGCTTCCTATCCTCTGGTCGAGGTGCCCGGGTGGAACCAGGTGCTCGGCTGGTACGCGGTGCAGCCCGCGGCCAACGCGACGGCCGGCAGCCTCGCTGCATCGTTCACCGAGGCGCGGGAGGAGGAGGCGTCAAACCAGGTGCCGTTCTCCTCCGCCCGCAAGTGGAGCGCGGTCACCTTCGCCGACGGCATGTGGGTGATGGGCGCCCCCGAGATGGTCTTCGCCGGCACCGCACCGCCCGATTCGGACGTCGGCCGCATGGCGGCGCAGGCCGCGGAGCTGGCGGCGCGCGGGCGCCGCACCCTCGTGCTCGCGCGCGGCACCCGCACCGGCGACGAGACGGTGCCCGCTGACGCCGTGCCCGTCGCGCTGCTGACCTTTCGCGAGCGGATCCGCCCGGATGCCGCGCAGACCCTGTCCTATTTCGCCGCGCAGGACGTCGCGGTGCGCATCCTCTCAGGCGACAACCCGCAGACGGTTGCGGCCATCGCCCGCGACGTGGGGCTCGACGTCGCGCACGGCTTCGACGCCCGCCGGCTGCCCGACGACGACGGCGAGCTCGCCCGCGTGCTCGAGCAGAACGTCGTGTTCGGCCGGGTCACGCCCGACCAGAAGCGGCGCATGGTGGTCGCGCTGAAGGCGGCGGGCCACACCGTCGCGATGACCGGCGACGGAGTCAACGACGCGCTCGCGATCAAAGAGGCCGACATCGGCGTCGCGATGAACTCCGGCTCCGCCGCCACCAAGGCCGTCGCGCGCCTCGTGCTGCTGGACGGCAAGTTCTCGCACCTGCCGGCGGTGGTGGCCGAGGGCCGGCAGGTGATCGCCAACATCGAGCGGGTGTCGATGCTGTTCCTCACGAAGACGGCGTACGCCACGGTGCTGGCGATCACCTTCGGGGTGCTCTTCCTCCCCTTCCCGTTCCTCCCCCGGCAGCTGTCGCTCACCGACGGGCTCACCATCGGCATCCCGGCGTTCTTCCTCGCGTTCATCCCGAACGCGCGCCGCTACATCCCGGGGTTTCTGCGGCGGTCGCTGTCGTTCGCGGTGCCGGCGGGCGTCGTCGTCGCGGCGGGCATCGCCGTCTACACCCGCGTGCTCGCCGCGCGCGGCATCCCCGAGATCGAGGTGCGCGCCGGCGCGACGCTCGTGCTCGGCATGCTGGGGCTGTGGATCCTCGCTGTGCTGGCGCGGCCGCTCACCCTCGTCACCGTGGGGATCGTCGCCGCCATGATCGGCGGCCTGGCGCTGATGTACCTCGTGCCGATCTCGCGCGACTTCTTCGAGCTCGTCACGCTGGGCCCGACGACCGTGACCGCCGTCGCCGTCACGGCCGGCGCCGGCGCCGTGTTCATCACGGTGGTGCGACTGGTGCAGCGCCGCGTGCTCGCACGCGACGCGGGGGTGGGGCGCCGGGGGTGA
- a CDS encoding phosphotransferase, which produces MEEQALAGGNASGAEVVRVGDTVRKPWTASTPSVVRYVETLRAAGIDAPAPLGRDDQGRQVQEFIPGTLAIDAGRFSPADLHRVGSIVRGIHDASATYIAEPDAIWETAIPAPGDELICHNDLAPWNLLIGERWVFIDWDAAAPSTRLWDLAYAAQSFTLSDTTRPPDESAQDLAAFVDGYGADPRMRSDLPAAMIRRTEAMYDLLRSSHHDGTEPWASMFTAGHGEHWHAVSRYVQAHEGVWRAAL; this is translated from the coding sequence ATCGAAGAGCAGGCCCTCGCGGGCGGCAACGCCAGCGGCGCCGAGGTCGTGCGCGTGGGCGACACCGTCCGCAAGCCGTGGACGGCCTCGACGCCGAGCGTCGTCCGCTACGTCGAGACCCTCCGCGCCGCCGGCATCGATGCCCCCGCTCCTCTGGGCCGCGACGACCAGGGGCGACAGGTTCAGGAATTCATCCCGGGCACGCTCGCAATCGACGCCGGCCGATTCTCGCCCGCCGACCTGCACCGCGTGGGGTCGATCGTCCGAGGCATCCACGACGCGAGCGCGACGTACATCGCGGAGCCCGACGCGATCTGGGAGACGGCGATTCCGGCGCCCGGCGACGAGCTGATCTGCCACAACGACCTCGCCCCCTGGAACCTGCTCATCGGGGAGCGATGGGTCTTCATCGACTGGGATGCCGCAGCGCCCAGCACCCGCCTGTGGGACCTCGCCTACGCGGCTCAGTCGTTCACACTGAGCGACACCACGCGCCCCCCCGACGAGTCGGCGCAGGACCTCGCGGCGTTCGTCGACGGATACGGCGCCGACCCGCGCATGAGGAGCGACCTCCCCGCGGCGATGATCCGGCGGACCGAGGCGATGTACGACCTGCTGCGCTCCTCGCACCACGACGGCACCGAGCCCTGGGCGTCGATGTTCACCGCAGGTCACGGCGAGCACTGGCACGCGGTCTCCCGCTACGTGCAAGCCCACGAAGGGGTATGGCGCGCGGCCCTCTAA
- a CDS encoding Dyp-type peroxidase produces MGTRDRAGRSGRPGPTRRQFLFGGAVAGVGAVSAIGIDAALRSAADSGQVDAGASVPLNGEVTVPFYGAHQAGIDTDAQAHGVFLALDLLPGTDRDGLRRMMRILTDDAARMTQGRPALADSEPELAMAPARLTVTFGFGPGLVARAGASGPRWLAPLPPFGIDRLQPEYSDGDLVIQIAADDPITVAHASRMLLKDARSFASLRWTQQGFRRAHGSVRPGTTMRNLFGQVDGTTNPQPGTTDFDTVVWNTTDGWAAGGTGMVIRRIAMDLDKWDRLDRPGRDQSVGRFQSNGAPLTGTDEFDEPDFEATTALGFPVIPEFSHLRRSRSDNPQERMFRRAYNYDDTPAAGQISNAGLIFVAFQADVERQFVPIQRRLDELDLLNEWTTPIGSAVFAVPPGCAEGGYIGETLLG; encoded by the coding sequence CGATCGGGCCGGCCGTTCTGGTCGCCCCGGACCCACGCGGCGACAGTTCCTCTTCGGGGGAGCCGTCGCCGGCGTCGGCGCCGTCAGTGCCATCGGGATCGACGCCGCCCTGCGCAGCGCAGCCGACTCCGGGCAGGTGGATGCCGGCGCCTCGGTGCCGCTCAATGGCGAGGTGACCGTGCCGTTCTACGGCGCGCACCAGGCCGGTATTGACACCGACGCGCAGGCGCACGGCGTCTTTCTCGCGCTCGACCTGCTGCCCGGCACCGATCGGGACGGGTTGCGGCGGATGATGCGCATCCTCACCGACGACGCGGCGCGGATGACGCAGGGTCGCCCGGCGCTGGCCGACTCGGAACCGGAGCTCGCCATGGCCCCGGCCCGGCTGACGGTGACCTTCGGGTTCGGGCCGGGATTGGTCGCGCGCGCCGGCGCCTCGGGCCCGCGGTGGCTGGCCCCGCTGCCGCCGTTCGGCATCGACCGCCTGCAGCCGGAATACAGCGACGGCGACCTCGTCATCCAGATCGCCGCCGACGACCCGATCACGGTCGCCCACGCCTCGCGGATGCTGCTGAAGGATGCCCGCAGCTTCGCGTCGCTGCGCTGGACGCAGCAGGGCTTCCGGCGGGCGCACGGCTCGGTGCGGCCCGGCACGACCATGCGCAACCTCTTCGGCCAGGTCGACGGCACCACCAACCCGCAGCCGGGCACCACCGACTTCGACACTGTGGTGTGGAACACGACCGACGGGTGGGCTGCCGGCGGCACCGGCATGGTCATCCGGCGCATCGCGATGGACCTCGACAAATGGGACCGCCTCGACCGCCCCGGCCGCGACCAGAGCGTCGGGCGGTTCCAGTCCAACGGCGCCCCGCTCACCGGCACCGACGAGTTCGACGAGCCGGACTTCGAGGCGACGACGGCTCTCGGGTTCCCCGTCATCCCGGAGTTCTCGCACCTGCGCCGCTCACGCAGCGACAACCCGCAGGAGCGCATGTTCCGCCGGGCATACAACTACGACGACACCCCGGCGGCGGGGCAGATCTCCAACGCCGGGCTCATCTTCGTGGCGTTCCAGGCCGACGTCGAGCGCCAGTTCGTCCCGATACAGCGGCGCCTGGATGAGCTCGACCTGCTCAACGAGTGGACGACCCCGATCGGCTCGGCCGTCTTCGCCGTCCCGCCCGGGTGCGCCGAAGGCGGGTATATCGGCGAGACCCTGCTCGGGTGA